The segment GTACTCAATCAACGTACACGGTTTCTGACTAAAATATGTCAGAGACCTTTTTTTATCCCTATAAAATGCCCTTGATTATTACTTTTTATTCTTCAATATCTATTTCATCAATCAGTTGCTTATTAAATCGTTCTTTTTCTTCGTCAGTCAGTTCCCGAATTTCCTTTTCGACATACTCGCCTTGCCCCCATTGATAAAGGATTCTGTAAACATATTCAGTTAAATCTACATCTTTCAAATAGTCTAAATCTCCCTTTTTATAAAGCTTTGCCGATTCTTTAAATACTCCGTTATAAGTAATTATCTGTCTACCTTTCAAAGCTTTATACATCACGTCAAATACTTCTTGAGACATCAAATAATCTGAATCTTTTGACGAATATTTTGCTATCTCTGCTACTCCCTTTTTCATATCTAATTTTCTTACATCTACTTGGGTTATACTTTCATCTCTTTTTGCATTTCGCCACATTTCAAGCCATGTATCACGTTTTATATAATTATTTGAAAAATAATTTTTCTTAACAGCTAACAAAACATGAAAATGCGGATGATATTTATTATAATTTGGATTTTTATCTCCAGCATATAAACCAAGATTATCATAGTATTTTTTCTTTTTCTTATACATTTCTTTAGTAATTTTTTTACTACCGTCATAAACAATCTCAAGTTTTCGAATATAACCAACAACAGCACCTCTAAAAAGTTTTAATTCAGAAAATCTTTTAAAAGCTTTATTATAATCAGTTATTTCATCAGCAAGATTATCGGACGTTACGTTTGGAGAAGTCAAAGTCAAAAATAAAAACTGACAATTATTTTCTAAATATTTAAGCATAATTGATATTTTCATAGCGTCTTTTCTAGCAATTTTATAGGCACACATAGCACAAAATCTATTTTTACAAGAATTTGAATGTACCAATCTTTTCTTCTCCTTTCTTTCATCAGTGTGAAATAATAGAAAAGAGCCACACTCATGAATACGATTTAAATTTTTATCAGAAACTTTATTTTTTATAAATTCTTGAAGTACTTGATTTTTTATTTTTTTTGTTTTATAATCCATATGTAGATGAGCTCCTTTCTATCAAAGGAAAACTCAAGTTTTATCAAATTTTTAATTTAAAATAAAATTAAATTTTTAAAATAAAAAAGAGTATTCTTTTGAATGATATTTATTATATTGATTCTCGCAAAATTATTATAACAAGATATCCATAAAAAGACAAGCTCTTTTTTTTTATTAGAACATTGAAAATATTGGTTTTAAATGAGTTTCTTTAAAATCGAAATAGTACCCCTTATTATTAAAAGAAGTAAGGAACGCGAAAAACAAGGGCTTGAGCCCACTTTCAAAAATACAAAAAAAACAGGTCAGTGAAAACCTGTATCAAAGTCAATAAAATCAATGAAAATTAGCCTTTTAATCAGGGCTAATTTTTTTTCGTTTTATAAAAAAAGTTAGTCCAAAAATTTTTAGAATAAAAATTTGGCAAATAAAAAAGGATATTCTGTTAAGAATATCCAGATGAGCTCTCAATTTTATACAAATTTAAAATAAAAACAATTAAAATCAAAAATATAATATCACAAATAAAATCATTATTCAAATGTTCCGTGCTAAACTCGCACGGCGAATTCCAAAAAATTTTTTACAAAAATATTTAGGAATTTCAATTAAAAGCAGAATAGTATAAAATTTTGTCCCTCAGAATTCCAAAAACAACTTATTTTCAATTTTTTTTCATATCAACTAACTTCACTTAGATAAAAAAATAAAAATGCTTAAAATGGAAATTTGAGCCTTTAAAAGATATTTCTTATTTTGTAATAAAAAAAAGCCCCGTAGGGCGAGGAATGCACTATTGCACAACTTTAGTAATAATCATAAATAATATGATTACAACAAGGAATCTGCTCATAACATTCCTCCAATCATTTAATAATTGGCTCGGCTAAGAGCCTTTTTTTATTATATTAAAAAAACTGGAACATAGTCCAGTCTTTTTTTAGCCGATTTATTACTAAATGATTGTTTTTCATAGTTATTATACCACAAAAAATAAAATTTTCAAATCATGATTATTTTATAATTTCAATGCTTTTAATATCAATCAAACCGCCTTTTTTATTACTCTTAGCTGTAATTTTTATTTCTTTAGCACTTAATTTTCCAGTCCATTTTTTAAAGACTGTTTCGGATATCCTGACATCATCTGCAGTTACATCATTTTCAAAAATAATATAATGTTTTCCCCTAAAAACAGCACCTTTCTTATAAGAAAATCTTTCATCTACAAACTTATCGTTTCTTGCAGGTCTCCGAACTCCTTTAACAGCTCTTTTTTGTTGTGCTATCTTCATGTTTTTATCAACTAACACTTTTGATTTTCCAAACATTAAACCAACTCCTACCTTTCAAATCCTTTTTCTTTCTCTTTCTTCTTAGCAATCTCTTGTTGTTTTTGTGCTTTTATCAATAAATTTCTTTCTTTTGTTTCTGCCGTTCTTTCCTTTTTTTCAAACTTTTTAAAGTAATGAACTAAAGATTTACCATTGAAATTATGCTCTGTCAAAAAATTATTTAACTTTTCTTTTTGTTTATCTATTTCTTTTTCGTACTTATCGACTAAAGAATTTATCTTTGTTTTTAATTTATTAATTTCTTTTTCAAGCATTGAATTTTCTTGTCTTAACTCATTGCTTTTATCTAAATATGGACTCAATAATTCATTATGTGTTGCTAAGCGTGAGTTTTCTTTTTTCAATTTCTCATTTTCTTGTTTATATTTATCTAAAACTAAATCAATCTTAGTAACTTCAATTGCTTTCGTTGCAATTTTTTTCAAATCTTCTTTTTCGATTGATACTTTTGAATTTAAAATATTGCCTTTAGCATTTTGATAGATCTGTTGAATTTCTTTTTTTTCTTCCAGTTTATAATTATAATTTTCAGCAGTTTCTTTTTTAAATTCATCTAAGCTTTTATGGATTTTATTTGTTATTTCTTTCTTCTTACCACGCTCTAATTCAGGAAAACTTTTTGATATTTTTTGAAAATATTTATCTTGCATTTGCTCTAAATCTTTTCTATTTCCGACCACTTCTTTTGCCGAAAGTTTACCCTCTTTTGTGATAGGAACAAGATTAATATGCATGTGAGGAGTAGTCTCATCTTTATGAACAATTGCAGAAAAAATATTTTTTTCTCCGAAATATTCTTGTGCAAATTCCAAACTCTTTTCAAAAAATTTTCTCTCATCTTCATGAGATAATTTATCAAAAAAATCTTTGTCAGAAGTAAAAATAAGTTCAACATTTTTAACTGCATCTTTCCGAATTGTTTTTGTACCTTTATAATTTTTTTGGATAATATGTTCCGTATCACGAGAATAATTTTTTGATTCAATTAAGTGATAATTATCTTTCGTTTTCTCCAAATTAATATCTTCATTTGAATAACTTTTGTGATTTCTTTCATTGTGGTTTTGAGAAAAATGTATCTGATGTGATTTCAATTTTTCGGCTCTCATTATGGCATAACTCATGACCTATTACCTCGCTTTTTTATCGTAAATTGACAGAAATATCTCTGTAAAATTTGCGGTGACTTTTTTATAAGTCTAACACACTAGACTTTACAAGTAAAGTCGTGTGTAAGGGGATATCCCCTTAACCCCTTTAAAATCAACGTTTTTTATTTTCTTATTTTTATCGTTTTCACTTAAAAATAAGTTAACAAAAAAACATCTAAAAAATACCGTCACAAAGCTGGCACAAACTTTGTGTATAGATAAGCTATATAAAATATATCTTTAAAAGTTTGATGCACAAAAAAATATTTTGTGATTTTTTCATATACTAAAGATTTTGATTTATATAATATTAAAAAAATAGCATTTATAAAATATATAAAAATATGTTTATATTTTTATAACCCTATATATTTTTAAATTTATGGGAATTATAACCACAATTTTTGAAAAAAATTGTGCTTTAAAAATTCTTATTTTCATTTTTTATGACACATAAATTTCAAAAATTTATGTGAATTACTTTCACTATTTTTTCAAAAAATTATGTCTTTAAATTCCAAAATTTTACAAATTTAAATCAAAATATTTTTTCTTCTTTTCGCCTAAAAAGTCATAAATTTTATTTTTATTTTTCCTTAAAAAGCATTCTTAAATTTTTTTTTATAACTCCAAATTTTTATTTTTCATTTTCAAAAATTTACAAAAAAAAGAGATATTTTTTTTCAAAAGTATCTCTTAAAAAAATTTTTTATGCCGACTTTTTTATCATTTTAAATTTTTTATTTTTCAAAATTAGTTAGTTTTATTTTATAAAAATTTCTCTGCAAAGTTTCCTTTTTTTCTTTAAATTATTTTTTTTAAATTCGATATTAGAAATAAAAATGGTACCGTATAAAATAAAATATATCGTGTTATAAAAATATCTATTTCTGTTTTTTTCTTCCTAAATTTTGAGAAAAAATAACAAAAAATTACTGTCATCGTCAAACATATTTGAGCCATTATCAAATAATTTTCATATCTTATTTCCCATAAATATTTGAAAATTAATACTGCTCCTAATACTAACAGGAAAAAAATTAAAAACATTATATAAATTGTCATTCCAGCTTTTTTCCATTTTACATTATCCCCGAATTCATCTGATGTCAAATACTCATACAACTTTACTAAATACAATATCAAAGGTGTTGCTAAAAAAATATATATTGCCAAATTTATTAATATTCCCATTCTACCTCCTACCTAAACTGTGAAAATATTGAATCGATTCTCTTAACAAGAAAACAAACAACTAACGTATAACCCAGTATCCACAACACTTGCATATAATCCATGTTTTTAATTGCTTCTGCTTTTAATACTGCTTTAGAAAGTAAACCATTCGCTACACCTACCATCATTAAAGTAATTATAATCTTTAAACCACAGCTTACCATTACACTGGCAGGGTTTGTTCCATATTTTGCTGTTATCTTCCCAACTTTTAAAGGAAATAGTCCAAAGCTTAAACCTACTGCTATGTAAAATATTATTGTTGTTGAAAATATTTCATAACAAATCTGTAAATATGCCACTGTCATTGCTATTAATACAACCAATAAGAACAAGAAATATATTGCTGTTCCTGTTGGATTAAATATGACATTCAAGGTTAATTTGAAATCAAGCAAAGCATTTAAAATACTCTTTACATTTGCTATATAAATATCTATAAGACCGTCTATTGACGGGTTTTCAACTCCACTTAATGTTTTAGCAACTTCAGTAAACATATCAAAAACCATTTGCATTAATTCTAATGAACCGCCTATTATATATGCGAAAAATGTAAATTTTGAAAGTCTGAATATTGTTTCTTTCATAAAATTTTCAGTCTTATTCAAATATGAACCTATCGCAAACACAGC is part of the Sebaldella sp. S0638 genome and harbors:
- the mobV gene encoding MobV family relaxase; its protein translation is MSYAIMRAEKLKSHQIHFSQNHNERNHKSYSNEDINLEKTKDNYHLIESKNYSRDTEHIIQKNYKGTKTIRKDAVKNVELIFTSDKDFFDKLSHEDERKFFEKSLEFAQEYFGEKNIFSAIVHKDETTPHMHINLVPITKEGKLSAKEVVGNRKDLEQMQDKYFQKISKSFPELERGKKKEITNKIHKSLDEFKKETAENYNYKLEEKKEIQQIYQNAKGNILNSKVSIEKEDLKKIATKAIEVTKIDLVLDKYKQENEKLKKENSRLATHNELLSPYLDKSNELRQENSMLEKEINKLKTKINSLVDKYEKEIDKQKEKLNNFLTEHNFNGKSLVHYFKKFEKKERTAETKERNLLIKAQKQQEIAKKKEKEKGFER
- a CDS encoding protein rep: MDYKTKKIKNQVLQEFIKNKVSDKNLNRIHECGSFLLFHTDERKEKKRLVHSNSCKNRFCAMCAYKIARKDAMKISIMLKYLENNCQFLFLTLTSPNVTSDNLADEITDYNKAFKRFSELKLFRGAVVGYIRKLEIVYDGSKKITKEMYKKKKKYYDNLGLYAGDKNPNYNKYHPHFHVLLAVKKNYFSNNYIKRDTWLEMWRNAKRDESITQVDVRKLDMKKGVAEIAKYSSKDSDYLMSQEVFDVMYKALKGRQIITYNGVFKESAKLYKKGDLDYLKDVDLTEYVYRILYQWGQGEYVEKEIRELTDEEKERFNKQLIDEIDIEE